In a single window of the Melospiza melodia melodia isolate bMelMel2 unplaced genomic scaffold, bMelMel2.pri scaffold_45, whole genome shotgun sequence genome:
- the LOC134434667 gene encoding zinc finger protein 239-like, translating to MPRDTEAEQELSMESREDKCPRQNLVAEAVLSGSTAQEANGEEKPRRCRTRRGCKRSWQGSEGERASLGREGSRRWSQSLELVLHEQLHDGKKPHMCVECGKNFRWNCDLILHQRTHTGEKPYECGECGKRFSLSSNLIKHQRIHTGEKPYECGECGKSFCGSSSLIKHQRIHTGERPFECGECGQSFSQRSHLISHQRTHTGERPYECSKCGKGFQTSSHLVRHYQSHTEERPFQCPDCGKGFRWNSTLVRHRHIHTGERPYECDKCRKRFQTSSHLLQHYRIHTEERPFCCPECGKGFKHNSTLVKHRRIHTGERPYECPQCGKSFSSSSDLTRHQRRHR from the exons atgccccgggacactgaggcag agcaggagctgagcatggagagcagggaggacaaatgcccgcggcagaacctggtggcagaggccgttttgagcggctccacggcgcaggaagccaacggggaggaaaagccccggagatgccgcacgaggaggggctgcaaacgcagctggcagggatctgagggggaaagagccagcctgggccgggaaggcagcCGGAGATGGAGCCAAAGCTTGGAGCTGGttctccatgagcagctccatgatgggaagAAGCCCCATATGTGCGTGGAGTGTGGAAAGAACTTCAGGTGGAACTGCGACCTGATcctgcaccagaggacccacactggggagaagccctatgagtgtggcgAGTGTGGGAAGCGCTTCAGCCTGAGCTCcaacctgatcaagcaccagagaatccacactggggagaagccctatgagtgtggggagtgtgggaagagcttctgtgggagctccagcctgatcaagcaccagaggatccacactggagaacggcccttcgagtgtggggagtgtggacagagcttcagccagcgctcccacctcatctcgcaccagaggacccacactggggagaggccctacgagtgttccaagtgtgggaaggggtttcagaccagctcccatcttgtccggcactatcagagtcacacagaggagaggcccttccaatgccccgactgtgggaagggattcaggtggaactccaccctcgtcaggcacaggcacatccacactggggagaggccctatgagtgtgataaatgcaggaagaggtttcagaccagttccCATCTCCTCCaacactatcggattcacacagaggagaggcccttctgctgccccgagtgcgggaagggattcaagcacaactccaccctcgtcaagcaccggcgcatccacacaggggagaggccctacgagtgtccccagtgtgggaagagcttctccagcagctctgacttgacccgacaccaacggaggcaccggtaa